The Stratiformator vulcanicus genome has a segment encoding these proteins:
- a CDS encoding protein arginine kinase, with the protein MNLNALIETSGEWLRGGGPESDIVVSSRIRLARNLAQFPFPIRASDAVKAEVSELLCNRLLDLDFGPQLYSLDVGDLNEVDRQFLVERQLISRELSDGVGPRCVCISREENLSVMVNEEDHLRVQVLHSGFSLGDTWSQISELDDNIEQHVTYAFSDRFGYLTSCPTNCGTGIRVSVMLHLPALVLTKEIQKVFQALQKISLAVRGLYGEGSQAMGDFYQVSNQVTLGKSEQQIIENVQEVIPNIIAYERRVRNKLVSENRRNLHDQIARAYGILRNAQTISSEETMHLLSSVRMGVNLGLIDELEMATVNEMLIQTQPAHLQKLRGEDLQSAERNVARASYLRERLTGDFTG; encoded by the coding sequence TTGAATCTCAATGCGCTGATCGAGACGAGCGGCGAGTGGCTTCGCGGCGGCGGACCGGAATCCGACATTGTCGTATCGAGCCGGATTCGACTCGCGAGAAATCTCGCCCAATTCCCCTTTCCGATTCGCGCCAGCGATGCGGTGAAAGCGGAAGTCTCAGAGCTGCTGTGCAACCGGCTGCTTGACCTCGATTTCGGGCCTCAGCTTTATTCGCTCGATGTCGGAGATCTGAACGAAGTCGACCGGCAGTTTCTTGTCGAGCGACAGCTCATCAGCCGCGAATTGTCTGACGGCGTTGGGCCGCGCTGCGTGTGCATCAGTCGCGAAGAGAACCTCAGCGTGATGGTCAACGAGGAAGACCATCTTCGCGTTCAGGTTCTGCACAGCGGGTTCTCACTGGGCGATACTTGGTCGCAAATCAGTGAGTTGGACGACAATATCGAACAGCACGTGACATACGCGTTCAGCGACCGATTTGGCTATCTGACATCCTGCCCGACCAACTGCGGCACCGGCATTCGCGTCAGCGTCATGCTGCACTTGCCGGCGCTAGTGCTCACAAAAGAAATTCAGAAAGTCTTTCAGGCCCTTCAGAAGATCAGCCTTGCCGTCCGCGGCCTCTATGGCGAAGGCAGTCAGGCGATGGGTGACTTCTATCAGGTCTCCAACCAGGTCACGCTCGGCAAGAGCGAGCAGCAGATCATCGAGAACGTTCAGGAAGTGATCCCGAACATCATCGCCTACGAACGTCGGGTGCGTAACAAGCTGGTCAGCGAAAACAGGCGGAATCTGCACGACCAGATCGCTCGGGCCTATGGCATTCTTCGCAACGCTCAAACCATCAGCAGCGAAGAGACGATGCACCTGCTTTCAAGCGTCCGCATGGGCGTGAATCTCGGACTGATCGATGAACTCGAGATGGCGACGGTCAACGAAATGTTGATCCAGACGCAGCCTGCTCACCTGCAGAAATTGCGTGGTGAAGACCTGCAATCGGCCGAGCGGAACGTCGCGCGAGCTTCATACCTCCGCGAGCGGCTGACCGGCGACTTCACCGGCTGA
- a CDS encoding thioredoxin family protein yields the protein MVKTASTMLPLGTEAPDFSLPDPTGQVTSRADLSGNPLLVMFICNHCPFVKHLNTDLAKFADEYRMKGINVVGISSNDVENYPADSPEKMAEEILAVGYSFPYLYDETQEVAKAYTAACTPDFFLFDAEHKLVYRGQFDDSRPGNDKPITGKDLRAACDQVLAGESVPEDQSPSIGCNIKWKQGNEPKYFTGVSVE from the coding sequence ATGGTCAAGACCGCCTCTACGATGCTCCCGCTTGGTACCGAAGCGCCCGACTTTTCGCTTCCCGATCCGACCGGTCAGGTCACGTCGCGTGCCGATTTGAGCGGCAATCCGCTGCTGGTCATGTTCATCTGCAATCACTGCCCGTTCGTGAAACACCTCAACACCGATCTCGCGAAATTCGCGGACGAATACCGCATGAAAGGAATTAACGTCGTCGGAATCAGTTCGAACGACGTCGAGAATTACCCAGCCGACAGTCCCGAAAAAATGGCGGAAGAGATTCTTGCCGTCGGTTATTCGTTCCCCTATCTCTACGACGAAACGCAGGAAGTCGCCAAGGCGTACACAGCCGCCTGCACGCCTGACTTCTTCCTGTTCGACGCCGAGCACAAGCTTGTCTATCGCGGCCAATTCGACGACAGCCGACCGGGCAATGACAAGCCGATCACGGGCAAAGATTTACGGGCTGCCTGCGATCAGGTGTTGGCGGGCGAGTCGGTGCCGGAAGATCAATCGCCGAGCATCGGCTGCAACATTAAGTGGAAGCAGGGGAATGAGCCGAAGTATTTCACCGGCGTCTCCGTCGAGTAG
- the coaD gene encoding pantetheine-phosphate adenylyltransferase: protein MADDLDKRHAVYVGSFDPVTLGHVDIIHRGAEIFDRLTVGIGRNPDKEALFEPNERAAMLTDVCGDLPEVSIETFEGLSVEFVRKIGAGVLLRGVRSLMDIELELTMSLTNRTLEPRIETVFLMANERYSHVSSTLIKQIARFGGRAVADRLEQFVPQPLIPALIDRYHGGK, encoded by the coding sequence GTGGCTGACGATTTAGACAAAAGACATGCGGTGTACGTCGGCAGTTTCGATCCCGTGACGTTGGGGCACGTCGACATCATTCATCGCGGGGCTGAAATCTTCGATCGGCTGACGGTCGGGATCGGACGCAATCCCGACAAGGAAGCCTTGTTCGAGCCGAACGAGCGGGCGGCAATGCTGACGGATGTCTGTGGTGATCTTCCCGAAGTCTCAATTGAAACATTTGAGGGGCTGTCGGTTGAATTCGTCCGAAAGATTGGCGCGGGAGTTCTGCTTCGCGGCGTGCGAAGCCTGATGGACATTGAACTGGAACTGACGATGTCCCTCACGAATCGGACATTAGAGCCGCGAATCGAGACCGTATTCCTGATGGCCAACGAACGCTATTCGCACGTCTCCAGCACGCTGATCAAACAGATTGCCCGCTTCGGCGGAAGAGCGGTCGCGGACCGTCTGGAGCAATTTGTGCCCCAACCTCTTATCCCGGCACTCATCGATCGCTATCACGGCGGCAAGTAA